Proteins co-encoded in one Salvia splendens isolate huo1 chromosome 4, SspV2, whole genome shotgun sequence genomic window:
- the LOC121798688 gene encoding 50S ribosomal protein L7/L12-like, protein MKLATLYRLACGHPVVCRKTNLLQYRCFQPDFVPRDPKSKPKKYKYPDVYEPYGPRPPPSDKIVQLAEKIAALPLEERVKIGPNLHLKVSHPKLVPLDVEGVDVGSQAGAHAGSSKAEAKKAEKTTFDIKLEKFDAGAKLKVIKEIRSFTDLGLKEAKDLVEKTPVILKQQVTKDEASSIIAKIKAVGGVAVME, encoded by the coding sequence ATGAAACTAGCTACTTTGTATCGTCTTGCTTGTGGCCACCCAGTCGTGTGTCGAAAAACCAACCTTTTGCAGTACCGCTGCTTTCAACCTGACTTTGTTCCAAGAGATCCCAAATCCAAGCCTAAGAAATACAAATACCCGGATGTCTATGAGCCATATGGACCTAGACCACCACCTTCAGACAAAATTGTTCAGCTTGCTGAAAAAATTGCGGCCCTGCCTCTTGAAGAGCGAGTGAAAATAGGTCCAAATCTGCATCTCAAGGTAAGCCATCCCAAGCTGGTACCACTTGATGTTGAAGGAGTGGATGTGGGCAGCCAGGCCGGGGCACATGCTGGATCGTCCAAGGCTGAGGCAAAGAAGGCGGAGAAAACCACATTTGATATCAAATTAGAGAAATTCGACGCAGGTGCTAAACTAAAAGTGATTAAAGAGATCCGTTCCTTTACAGATCTGGGACTGAAGGAAGCTAAAGATTTGGTGGAAAAAACACCCGTTATATTGAAGCAGCAGGTAACAAAGGATGAGGCGAGTAGCATTATAGCGAAAATCAAAGCGGTTGGTGGAGTTGCTGTGATGGAGTAG
- the LOC121798685 gene encoding kinesin-like protein KIN-7K, chloroplastic, with amino-acid sequence MAYRQGLTKKTPSQRVTANNNSSASSTTSSSRQFPEPSIDCLSSPASSSARSKPQYTYSESVLDVERSKENVTVTVRFRPLSQREIRQGEEIAWYADGETIVRNEHNPSIAYAYDRVFGPTTTTRHVYDVAAQHVVNGAMEGINGTMFAYGVTSSGKTHTMHGDQRSPGIIPLAVKDAFSIIQETPTREFLLRVSYLEIYNEVVNDLLNPAGQNLRIREDAQGTFVEGVKEEVILSPAHALSLIAAGEEHRHVGSTNFNLQSSRSHTIFTLTIESSPCGEYSEGEAVTLSQLNLIDLAGSESSKAETTGLRRKEGSYINKSLLTLGTVISKLTDGKSMHVPYRDSKLTRLLQSSLSGQGRVSLICNITPSSSNSEETHNTLKFAHRAKHIEIQAAQNKIIDEKSLIKKYQYEIRCLKEELEQLKRGIITVPQIKDSAEGDIMLLKQKLEDGQVRLQSRLEQEEEAKAALMSRIQRLTKLILVSTKTSQSPKFSQRSGPRRRHSFGEEELAYLPHRRRDLVLDDESVDMYVPLDSSAETVDEKLREEKRTKKTGLLSWLKPRKRDSGIGALASSSDKSSGVKSTSSPSTPQADSTNSHMEARHSHSLPSDNTPVDQMSDMKHAEEVFEPDDTYLGPETSLGIVKTMDEIDLLSEQHKILSGEVALHMSALKRLSEEAAQNPKNEHLHVEIRNLKEEFHQKSNQIASLQQQIDSIIPYGGREKLEESLSVADLMTQLNEKALELEVKTADNRVIQDQLNHKIAECEELKETIVSLREQLSDVVEQRNLIPLTGPLQGFSESGNLHMGYQIGRENSVPKDSNGTLVLQAQASRIEELENKLAELTASREDLEQRNHKLAEESSYAKGLASAAAVELKALSEEVAKLMNHNGRLAAELEAQKKVPAQRRTAIPNRNGRKDGYSKKPDPAVLASEMKRELTVSREREHSLEAVLAEKDQHEVELQRKVEESKQREAYLENELANMWILVAKLKKSQGAENDESSRESLKIDES; translated from the exons ATGGCCTATAGACAAGGATTGACAAAGAAAACACCTAGTCAAAGAGTTACAGCCAATAACAATTCTTCCGCGTCGTCGACGACATCATCATCTCGCCAGTTTCCGGAGCCTTCCATAGACTGCCTGAGTTCGCCGGCATCTTCTTCTGCACGAAGTAAACCTCAGTATACATACTCTGAAAGTGTTTTGGATGTTGAGAGATCTAAAGAGAATGTTACAGTCACAGTGCGGTTTCGACCACTCAG TCAGAGGGAAATCCGACAAGGAGAGGAGATTGCGTGGTATGCGGATGGGGAAACTATTGTGAGGAACGAGCATAATCCATCAATTGCTTACGCATATG ATCGAGTATTTGGTCCAACCACCACAACGAGGCATGTATATGATGTTGCTGCACAGCATGTGGTTAATGGTGCAATGGAAGGAATCAACG GTACTATGTTTGCTTATGGGGTCACTAGCAGTGGAAAGACTCATACCATGCAT GGTGATCAGAGGTCTCCTGGTATCATCCCTTTGGCTGTAAAAGATGCTTTCAGCATTATTCAAGAG ACTCCAACTCGGGAATTTCTCCTTCGTGTTTCATATTTGGAAATCTACAATGAG GTTGTTAATGATTTGCTGAACCCTGCTGGACAAAATTTGAGAATCAGAGAAGATGCACAG GGAACCTTTGTTGAAGGAGTTAAGGAGGAAGTTATATTATCCCCAGCACATGCTCTATCCCTGATTGCAGCAGGAGAAG AGCACAGACATGTGGGTTCAACAAATTTCAATTTGCAAAGCAGTAGAAGTCATACAATCTTCACACTG ACTATAGAAAGTAGCCCTTGTGGTGAATACTCAGAAGGCGAGGCTGTTACCTTGTCACAATTG AACCTGATTGATTTAGCTGGTTCTGAGAGCTCAAAGGCTGAAACAACAGGCTTGCGAAGAAAAGAGGGTTCATACATCAACAAGAGCTTGTTAACTCTTGGAACT GTTATCTCGAAATTAACGGATGGGAAATCGATGCATGTCCCTTATAGAGACTCCAAATTGACGAGGCTTCTCCAGTCCTCACTCAGTGGCCAAGGACGTGTATCT CTGATTTGCAATATTACTCCCTCGTCAAGCAATTCTGAGGAGACACATAACACATTGAAGTTTGCGCATCGAGCAaaacatattgaaattcaaGCAGCGCAAAACAAG ATAATTGATGAGAAATCATTAATTAAAAAGTACCAATACGAAATCCGCTGTTTGAAGGAAGAACTGGAACAACTGAAAAGAGGCATAATCACAGTTCCACAAATAAAAGACAGTGCAGAAGGTGATATTATGCTTCTGAAACAAAAG CTAGAAGATGGTCAAGTGCGATTGCAGTCAAGACTggaacaagaagaagaagctaaAGCTGCATTAATGAGCAGAATACAAAGGCTGACTAAACTGATCCTTGTATCTACCAAAACTTCCCAATCACCTAAATTTTCTCAACGATCAGGACCAAGAAGAAGACATTCCTTTGGAGAAGAAGAG CTGGCTTATCTTCCACATAGACGACGTGATCTTGTCCTGGATGATGAAAGTGTGGATATGTATGTTCCTCTTGATAGTAGTGCTGAGACTGTGGATGAAAAGTtgagagaagagaaaaggaCCAAGAAGACTGGATTGCTTAGTTGGTTAAAGCCTCGG AAACGTGATAGTGGCATAGGAGCCTTGGCAAGCTCTAGCGACAAGTCAAGTGGCGTCAAGTCAACAAGTAGTCCTTCAACCCCTCAAGCTGATAGCACAAATAGTCACATGGAAGCCAGACATTCACATTCTTTACCCTCAGATAACACTCCTGTTGATCAAATGTCTGATATGAAGCATGCTGAAGAAGTGTTTGAACCTGATGATACATATCTGGGGCCAGAGACTTCACTG GGCATTGTGAAGACTATGGATGAAATTGACTTACTGAGTGAGCAGCACAAAATTTTGTCAGGTGAAGTGGCACTGCACATGAGTGCCTTAAAACGATTGTCAGAGGAGGCTGCTCAAAATCCCAAGAATGAACATCTCCAT GTGGAGATAAGAAATttaaaagaagaatttcaccaAAAAAGCAATCAGATTGCTTCACTGCAGCAGCAAATTGACTCCATCATTCCTTATGGTGGACGTGAAAAACTGGAGGAATCGCTG TCAGTAGCTGATTTGATGACACAGTTAAATGAGAAGGCACTTGAACTTGAG GTCAAAACTGCAGACAATCGGGTTATCCAAGATCAACTGAACCATAAG ATTGCTGAGTGTGAAGAGTTGAAAGAGACAATTGTCTCATTGAGAGAACAGCTATCTGATGTCGTTGAACAGAGAAACTTAATCCCATTGACCGGTCCTTTGCAAGGCTTTTCTGAAAGCGGAAACCTGCATATGGGATATCAAATTGGTAGAGAAAATTCAGTGCCGAAGGATTCAAATGGCACGTTGGTTCTACAAGCCCAG GCAAGTAGGATTGAAGAACTAGAAAATAAATTAGCTGAACTGACAGCGTCAAGGGAAGATCTAGAGCAACGGAACCACAAACTTGCTGAGGAGAGTTCATATGCAAAGGGATTAGCATCAGCGGCAGCAGTAGAGCTGAAGGCACTTTCTGAAGAAGTTGCGAAGCTCATGAACCACAATGGAAGATTAGCGGCCGAGCTAGAAGCACAAAAGAAGGTACCAGCTCAGAGACGAACTGCCATTCCCAACAGGAATGGCCGGAAGGATGGTTATAGCAAAAAACCTGATCCAGCTGTCTTAGCCTctgagatgaagagagaattgACTGTTAGTCGCGAAAGAGAGCATTCGTTGGAAGCTGTACTAGCAGAAAAAGATCAGCACGAAGTTGAATTACAGAGGAAAGTTGAAGAATCCAAACAGAGAGAAGCCTACCTAGAGAACGAACTCGCAAACATGTGGATACTTGTGGCCAAGCTCAAGAAATCTCAAGGAGCCGAGAATGATGAATCGTCAAGGGAGAGCCTGAAGATTGATGAGTCGTGA
- the LOC121798687 gene encoding DNA (cytosine-5)-methyltransferase CMT3-like → MGRGNKRTEATSPAPAPTASPKKPKRSTPDVTDLGFLSAPVPSNQAKSRWPHRYQTKQTKATVTVTLSDGSTEEKELFQAKSHYTRAAVDGVEFELFDDAYIQSSEGEPDFIAKIVEMFQTTSGEMYICTQWFYRAKDTVIKDQDYLIDARRVFYSDIKDDNLLSCITRKAKINQLAPDMAADAREKSMASCDLYVDTMYTFPHAFSSLRKDINNLSLTDEVVETKTPDVKKPLEDSQRSEVTLLDLYCGCGAMSTGLGIGVSLLGEKIVTKWAVDFNSYACESIKYNHPNTEVRNEDAENFFILLKEWESLCKKFNVVGSKDIELEPQSSDSDESEVDDGVVVPSEGEYEVQKLLAICYGDPNQKKKTGLYFKVRWKGYGRADDTWEPIEGLSNCEERLQEFVLRGYRAKVLPLPGDVDFICGGPPCQGISGFNRFRDALAPLKDKKNHQLVVYMNIVEFLKPRYVLMENVTDILKFAKAQLTSYAVGRLVSMNYQARLGIMAAGAYGVPQCRMRFFLWGAGPTEILPQFPLPTHEALKKGVVVNEYKELIIGHGDEHGQLHKSALLGDAISDMPAVTNDTEEDEMPYDKAPSTEYQKLIRLSRKDIFGCSDAKRKDSHKSILYDHRPHKLNQDDYERVCQVPKFKGANFRNLPGVLVGPDRVVKLDETVERARCTSGKPLVPDYALSFEEGKSCKPFGRLGMDDIVATVVTRPEPHNQVLLHPNQDRVLSVRENARLQGFPDCYKLFGPVRERYMQIGNAVSFSVSMPLGYCLAKALQGAQYTTPLSLPFKFPDCLGELKSLRQEPEELIS, encoded by the exons ATGGGACGAGGTAACAAGCGAACGGAGGCAACATCCCCGGCGCCTGCACCTACTGCGTCACCGAAGAAGCCGAAGAGATCGACCCCAGACGTGACCGATCTTGGTTTCCTCAGTGCTCCAGTCCCTTCCAACCAAGCCAAATCAAGATGGCCTCACAGATATCAAACTAAG CAAACCAAAGCTACAGTTACCGTTACTTTATCAGATGGCTCGACTGA ggAAAAGGAGCTTTTTCAAGCTAAATCCCACTATACGAGAGCTGCCGTTGATGGGGTGGAGTTTGAACTCTTTGACGATGCTTACATTCAG TCTTCAGAAGGTGAACCTGATTTTATTGCAAAGATTGTGGAAATGTTTCAAACCACAAGTGGTGAGATGTATATTTGCACCCAATGGTTTTATCGAGCCAAAGATACG GTTATAAAGGATCAAGATTACCTCATTGATGCTAGACGAGTCTTTTACTCGGACATAAAGGATGACAATCTGTTAAGCTGTATCACTAGAAAAGCTAAAATTAACCAACTTGCACCAGAT ATGGCTGCTGATGCAAGAGAAAAATCCATGGCCTCCTGTGATCTTTACGTTGATACGATGTACACTTTCCCACATGCCTTTTCAAGTTTGAGAAAAG ACATAAATAACTTATCATTAACTGATGAGGTAGTGGAAACAAAAACTCCTGATGTCAAAAAACCTCTGGAAGATTCCCAGCGATCAGAAGTCACTTTATTGGATTTGTACTGTGGTTGTGGTGCAATGTCCACTGGACTTGGTATTGGTGTATCTTTGCTCGGAGAGAAAATTGTCACG AAGTGGGCTGTTGATTTCAACTCCTATGCGTGTGAGAGTATAAAATATAACCATCCAAATACTGAG GTAAGAAATGAAGATGCAgagaatttttttattctattaaaaGAATGGGAAAGCCTCTGCAAAAAGTTCAATGTGGTGGGATCAAAAGACATTGAACTAGAGCCTCAAAGTTCAGACAGTGATGAATCTGAAGTAGACGATGGAGTGGTGGTTCCATCTGAAGGGGAGTATGAAGTGCAGAAGTTGCTTGCAATTTGCTATGGGGATCCAAATCAGAAGAAAAAAACTGGTCTATATTTCAAG GTACGCTGGAAAGGTTATGGCCGTGCTGATGATACTTGGGAGCCTATTGAGGGCCTAAG taACTGCGAAGAAAGATTACAGGAGTTTGTCTTAAGAGGTTATAGAGCTAAAGTATTGCCTCTACCA GGAGATGTCGACTTTATATGTGGTGGTCCGCCATGTCAAGGAATTAGTGGCTTCAACAGATTTAGAGATGCTCTTGCTCCCTTAAAGGACAAAAAGAATCACCAACTTGTTGTCTACATGAACATTGTGGAGTTTCTAAAACCAAGATATGTGTTGATGGAGAATGTTACAGATATACTGAAATTTGCAAAAGCACAGTTGACTAGTTATGCTGTTGGACGACTAGTTTCTATGAACTACCAAGCCCGATTAGGTATAATGGCTGCTGGTGCATATGGTGTTCCACAATGCCGGATGCGTTTTTTCCTTTGGGGTGCTGGGCCAACAGAG ATTTTACCTCAATTTCCACTGCCCACACATGAAGCGCTGAAGAAAGGAGTTGTTGTAAATGAATATAAG GAACTTATAATTGGACATGGAGATGAGCATGGTCAGTTGCATAAATCTGCTCTACTAGGAGATGCTATTTCTGATATGCCAGCG GTGACAAATGACACAGAGGAAGATGAAATGCCTTATGATAAAGCTCCTAGCACTGAATATCAGAAACTCATTAGATTGAGCAGAAAAG ATATATTTGGTTGCTCTGATGCTAAAAGGAAAGACTCACATAAGTCCATACTGTATGATCATCGTCCCCATAAACTGAATCAGGATGATTATGAAAGAGTCTGCCAAGTTCCCAAGTTCAAG GGAGCCAACTTTAGAAACCTGCCTGGAGTACTGGTTGGACCCGATCGAGTTGTAAAACTGGATGAAACTGTCGAGAGAGCTAGGTGCACGTCAGGCAAACCTCTG GTACCTGATTATGCCTTAAGTTTTGAAGAAGGGAAGTCTTGCAA GCCTTTTGGTCGACTAGGGATGGATGACATTGTGGCCACTGTAGTTACCAGGCCTGAACCCCATAACCAG GTTCTCCTGCATCCAAATCAAGATAGAGTGCTTTCTGTCCGTGAAAATGCAAGACTACAAGGATTTCCGGACTGCTATAAGCTTTTTGGACCAGTAAGAGAGAG GTACATGCAAATAGGAAATgctgtttcgttttctgtttcaATGCCATTAGGCTATTGCTTGGCGAAAGCGCTGCAAGGCGCACAATACACAACACCATTGAGCCTTCCATTCAAGTTCCCCGACTGCCTTGGAGAGTTGAAGTCTCTTCGACAAGAACCAGAAGAGCTTATTTcatag